A window of Mycolicibacterium holsaticum DSM 44478 = JCM 12374 genomic DNA:
GCCACAAGCGTCGCCGCTCACCGGCTTACACGTGGTCAGCGTAGACGTGGACGCGCAGACTGCGGTTGCGGTTTCATCCCGCCCAGCTGGGCCGTCACGGCATCGGCCGTCGCGACCAAAGCGCGTGCCCGCTCGGTGATCTCGGTGTCGGTCAGCGCCGTTCCGATGTGCATCGAGGCGACCATGACCTGCCGTCGGTAGTGGTCGTACACCGGTGCCGAGATCACGCTGATGTCATGGCGCCTGCGGGGACCGGAGTTCTCGTCGCGCAGGTACACCCGCTCACCGATGCCGGAGACCAATTCGCCGAGCAGCGCCCGCAGTTCGTCGGGCAGATCCGAGGACATGCCCGCCATCAACGAGTACAGCCGTCGTCCACCCGGGGTCAGCCGCTCCACGAGGTAACCGTCCGCGCGGCATTCGGCGATCACCCGGCTCAGCCGCCCGGCGTCCGTCCGCAACGGCATCGTCGGCTCCTTGGCCAACCAGTCGCGTTCGGCCTCGTCGTCCCACAGCACGAACATCAGGCCCACCGGCGGGGCGAACGGATAGCTCTGGCCGACCTCGACGCCCGGCCGCGCGCCGGGCGGCGCCACCAGGTCCAGCACCGTGATCCGGTCGTCGACGACACCGGAGAGCGCCGCGGTGACGCCGAACCGCGCGGAGAGCCGGCGCAGTTCCTCGCGGGCGGCCGGGCTGACGCGCATCGACTCCTGCGCCCGGTGGCCCAGCGTGATCAGCGACGGGCCCAGTCGGTAGGTCTTGTCGGAGGCGTCGCGCACCAGATAGCCCGCGTCGCACAGCGAGGTGACGATGCCCAGGCAGGTCGGCTTGCTCAGGCCGACGCGCCGGGCCAGGTCCGATACGCCGAAGCGCTCTGCGGGACGGTCCGCCAGGTAGTCCAGGATGCGCACCACCCGGTCGGTCGGTGGCGACGCGCGGCCCGAAGACTCCGTCGTGGACACGCCAGCAGCCTACTCTCGTTCCATATATGTACCGAAGCGGTCGATATATTGACTACACCTGGAACGGGTTCTAGTTTCAAGGCGTGTACTCGCAGCCACTGATCGACGCCATCGCCGAGGCCGAAAGGCTGGTCGTCGAGGCGCACTTCATCCAATCCGACGCCGACCTCCTCGAGGGCCTGCAATACCTCGCCGGGTGCATTGCCTCGTGCACGCACCTGGCGTTCGACTACGAGCGGGACCACCCGTTCCTGCAGTCCGGTACGGGGCCGTTCACCAAGATGGGTCTGGACAACCCCGACGCGCTGTACTTCGGCACCCGGGTTCACGCCGGTCACGAGTACGTCATCAGCGGTAAGCGCGGCACCACGACCGATCTGGCGTTCCAGATGATCGGCGGGGAGTACACCGACGACAACGTCCCGCCGAGCCAGGCCGCGTTCGACGACCGCGAACTCGACATCGCCGACGACGGCACGTTCGAATGGCGGGTGGTCCCCGACAGCCCGGCGCAGTTGGTCATCCGCGAGGTCTACAACGACTGGTCTGCGCAGCGCGGCCACATCAGCATCGCGCGCACCGACACCGCCGGCACCGCGCCGCCACCGCTGACACCCGAGACGATCCACAAGCGCTACGCCGTCGCGGGTAAGCAGTTGGTGCAGCGGGTCAAGACGTGGCTGCAGTTTCCGCAGTGGTTCTACGACAACCTTCCGGTCAACACCATGACCGCACCGAGGCGCACCCCGGGCGGGCTGGCCACCCAGTACTCGTCGGTGGGGCACTTCGACCTCGCACCGGAGCAGGCCATGATCATCACGCTGCCCGTCTCCGACGCACCGTATCTCGGCTTTCAGCTGGGCAGCCTGTGGTACATCTCGCTGGACTACATCAACCACCAGACATCGTTGAACGGTACTCAGGCCCAAGCTGATCCGGACGGCAAAGTCCGGATCGTGGTTTCCGACGGTAATCCCGGCGTGACGAACTGGTGCGAGACGTTGGGGCACAGCAAGGGCTATCTGCAGTTCCGTTGGCAGCGGCTGTCGCGGGAGTTGACCGAGGCCGACGGCCCCGCCGTCGAGGTGGTCGACCTCGACAAGGTGGCGGCCGCGTTGCCGTACTACGAATCGAACAAGATCTCCAGTGAGGATTGGCGCGCGCGGATCGCGCTGCGCCAGAAGCAGATCGGCGACAGGATGGTGGGGTAGTGCTGGAAAACAAGGTCGTGGTCATCAGCGGCGTCGGACCGGCGTTGGGCACCACGTTGGCGCGGCGCTGTGCGCAGGCCGGCGCCGATCTGGTGCTGGCCGCCCGTACCGTCGAACGACTCGAGGACGTGGCCAAGCAGGTGACCGACACCGGACGTCGCGCGGTGACCGTGGGTACCGACATCACCGACGACGCGCAGGTGGACAACCTCGTCGAGGAGACGATGAAGGCGTACGGCCGCGTCGACGCGCTGATCAACAACGCGTTTCGGGTGCCGTCGATGAAGCCGTTGGCCGACACCACGTTCGAGCACATGCGCGATGCCATCGAGTTGACGGTGTTCGGCGCGCTGCGGTTGATCCAGGGTTTCACCCCGGCGCTGGCCGAGGCCAAGGGTTCGGTGGTGAACGTCAACTCGATGGTGGTGCGCCACTCGCAGGCCAAGTACGGCGCCTACAAGATGGCCAAGTCCGCGCTGTTGGCGATGTCGCAGTCGCTGGCCACGGAACTGGGGGAGCAAGGCATCCGGGTGAACTCCATACTGCCCGGCTACATCTGGGGCGGCACGCTGGAAAGCTATTTCAACCACCAGGCCGGCAAGTACGGAACCACGGTAGAGGAGATCTACAACGCCACCGCCGCCGCGTCGGACCTCAAGCGGTTGCCGACGGAGGACGAGGTGGCCTCGGCCATCCTGTTCATGGCCAGCGACCTGTCCAGCGGTATCACCGGCCAGGCGCTTGACGTCAACTGCGGGGAGTACAAAGCCTGATGGCGCGCACCGACGTCGGCACCGTCGAAGACCTGCACGCTTCAGCGACCAAGGCGTGCGGTCTGGACGATTTCGGCACCGATGACGACAACTACCGGGAGGCGCTGGCCGTCCTGCTGGAGTCGTTCAAACGCGACGCGGACCTGACCGAGTTCGGCAGCAAGATGCAGCGGTTCTTCGTCCGCAACGCACTGGTCGCCCGGTTACTTTCCGAGGCGGCGTGGAAGCAGTTCCCCCAGCACGCCGACGTCGTCATCGAGCGGCCCATCTTCGTGACCGGCCTGCCGCGCACCGGGACCACCGCCATTCACCGGTTGCTCACCGCAGACCCGGCGCACCAGGGCCTGGAGCTCTGGCTGGCCGAATTCCCCCAACCCCGCCCGCCCCGCGAAACCTGGCCGGACAACCCGGCTTTCGCCGAGCTCGACGCGCGGTTCAAGAAGGCCCACGACGAGAACCCGGACTACACCGGGTTGCACTACATGACCGCCGACGAGGTCGAGGAGTGCTGGCAGCTGCTGCGCCAGTCGTTGCACTCGGTGTCCTACGAGACGCTGGCGCACCTGCCGACGTACTCGCAGTGGCTGGCCAAGCAGGACTGGACCAAGCCGTATCAGCGGCACCGGCGCAACCTGCAGTTGATCGGTCTCAACGACGCCGAGAAGCGCTGGGTGCTCAAGAATCCCAGCCACCTGTTCGCGCTCGACGCGCTGCTCGAAACCTATCCCGATGCGCTGGTCGTGCAGTGTCACCGGCCCGCCGAAACCATCATGGCGTCGATGTGCTCGCTGGCGCAGCACACCACAGCGGGCTGGTCGGACTCGTTTGTCGGCGCCCGGATCGGCGAAGACGCGATGGAAACCTGGTCACGCGGCCTGCGGCGGTTCACCACCGTTCGGGCCGAGCACGATCCGGCGCAGTTCTGCGATGTCGACTACTTCGAGTTCGTCAAGGACCCGGTCAGCAGCGTCGAAGAGATCTATCGGTATTTCGGCATCGAGTTCACCGACGCGGCGCGTGCGGCGGTGCAGCACCGCTTCGCCGAAAGCCAGCAGGGCCCGCGCGCGCCCAAGCACACCTATTCGCTGGCCGACTACGGGCTGACCGACGAGCAGGTCAAGGAACGGTTCAAGGGCCTGTAACTTCACCCGGCGCAGACAGAGTCCCTCTGGGCTCTCAACCGTCGCCGGGGGCAGGTGCTGAGGACGCCTCCTCCAGACATCCCTCGGCGACCGCATGTTTGATGCTGTCGGCCAATCGGGGACAGGACCGGGCGCGGGCCGGATCCTCACCGGCGGCGCGCATTTCGGCGAACACCGCGCAGCGCTGTGACGCCTCGGTGTTCCACTGCACCGACGTGTGGGCCGGCCCGAGTTTCTTGACATCGACCGACACGTGGCAGAACCGGCAGTCGACTGACACCAGGCCCGAGGTCAGATACCGCTCACGGTCACGCTGGGTGGCCTCCTGCAGCGCAGCGGCCCGCTCGGCACCGAACACCCGCGCCTTGGACCAGGTGCCGCCGCTACGGCCGTCACCGACCGGATGATCGTCGTCGTCGTGGGCGCCGTGCAGCATCAACATCGCCCGGGCCAGCCGGTCGACGTCAGGTGCGTCCTCGCGCGGGCTCATGACGAGCTTTGCTCGGCCTTTTCCTGTTCGGAGGCTTGCTTTTTGAGGTTCTCCTCGACCTCGACGTGCCACTTCTCGTTGGCCGCGGTGGTGTCGACCTCCATTTCGAAGCGGTCGGTCATATCCGGCGTGACGTCGGCGACATCGACGTAGAACTGCTGATACCACCGGCGCATCTGGTAGACGGCGCCGTCCTCTTCGACCAGCAGCGGGTTGTCGATGCGGGTCTTGTGCTTCCAGATCTCGACGTCCTGCAGGAAGCCCTTGCTGACACCCTCGGTGAACACGTCGGCCAGCCGCTGGGTGGTCTTCTCGTCGAGTCCCTTTGGCTTCTCGACGATCACGCCCCACTGCAGCATGAACGAGTTCTGTGTGACGGGGTAGTGGCAGTTGATCAGGATCGACTCGGCCTTGTATCCGCCGTAGTTGTTGTGCAACCAGTTGATCATGAACGACGGACCGAAGTAGGACGCCTCGGAGTCGAGGTGGGCCTCACCGTAACTGGTGCCCATGTCGGTGATGTCGGGCCGCCCGACGTTGTGCAGGTACTGCGAGGCGATGTGGCCCTCGAAGACGTTCTTGAAGTACGTCGGCAGGCCGAAGTGGATGTAGAAGAAGTGCGCCATGTCGGTGACGTTGTCGATGATCTCGCGGCAGTTGGCGCCCTCGATCAGAATCGAGTTCCACTTCCAGTCCGTCCACTCCGGGTTCTCGAACTCCGGAATCTCGGGAATGCGCACCTCGGGTTGCGGCGGGTTGCCCTCATGGTCGTGCCAGACGAACAGCAGACCGCCGCGCACGTCGGTGTGCCACGCGCGGGTGCGCGCCAGCCGGGGGGTGCGCTTGGCGTAGGGCACCAGCTTGCACTTACCGTCGCCGCCCCAGCGCCAATCGTGGAACGGGCAGGCGACCTCGTCGCCCTTGATGGTGCCCTGGGCCAGGTTGCCGCCCATGTGACGGCAGTACCCGTCGAGCACCTTCACATCGCCCTTGGAGTCGGCGAAGACGACCAGCATGGTGCCGAAGATCTCAATGCCGTGCGGCTTGCCGTCGCGGTAGTTCTCTACCGGCCCCAGACAGTGCCAGCCGCGCGCATACCGGTCGGGCAGGGCGCCGGTATCTATCTCGCGGACTCCCGCGGTTTCCGTGTTCACGGTTGGGCCTCCCGATTCTGTGTCTCTAACTAGAACACGTTACAGTTTTTCCGGTCGGTCGCGCAATATAAGCAGGTAATTGGCCTGTTCGCACATGCGCTCGTCGCTAGTCAACTGTTGTATAGCCAGACCGAGATGTGGGTGAACATCAACCCCGGCGCCTACCAGGAGTTGGCCCGCCGCTACGCGACGGGTTTGCAGCGCGTCGAGTAGTCCGCGTGGAACATCACTGCGGCAGGCCGGTGCGAAGGGCGATCTGCTGCATTTTGCCGACGTTGATGACGTACTCGTCGGTGGTGGCGTCCCCGAGCGCACTTTGGAACTCCAAGCGCACCAGGGCCGGACCGTGCGTGAACAGCAGCAGCGTGGCCGCTTTGCTGCCGTCAGGCGAGGTCCCGACGGCCATGGTGCCGTCGGTGCCGACCGGCGCCGACTTCGGTGTTGCGTCCGCGACCACCGTGTCGATCCGGGGCAGCGCCTCGCGCAGCGTCGTGGTCGCCGTCTCGGCGTCGGGATAGATGACGATCGTGTCGGCGATCGCACGGGTGTCGTCCTCGTTGACGAACAATGCGCTGGCCCCTGGCAGGCCGTTGGGGCCCGGATTCGTCGATTGCACGGTGAAAGTGTCTTCGTCATCGCTGAGATCGGATGGCTGAAGCAGCAGGTGGGCGTAGTCGGTGGCCGGGTCGGCTTTGTCGGTGTCGCTGGTCGTGGGAGCGGGCTGCGTCGACGATGTCGTCGATGACGCCGACGGGCCCTGACCGGGCGCATCCGGGTTGGGGCCGGCCGCCTCACAACCGACCACGGCAGCACACAGCAGCGCCGCCATCGCGGCGGCTGATGTCGATTTCACAGCTGTAAGCATTGTGACTGGAGTTTCGGGTTGATGGCTCGATCAGCGGTCACTGCCCAACGTACTGAAGCCGCGCGGCGCTACGGTGTCGAGATGACAAACGGGCACGTCGCCGAACTGTGGCGCTATCCGGTGAAGTCGCTGGGCGGCGGGCCGGTTGAGCACGTCGATATCCGCGCCCGCGGTGTGCACGGCGATCGGTTGTGGGCGGTGCGCGACGTCGAACGTGACGTCACCGCGTCGGCGCGACGGATACCGGCGTTGCTGACCGCCACCGCGCGCTACGCCGGCGCCGTGCCAGCCGACGCGGGCGCGGGCAACGCCCCGGAAGTCGAAATCACCTTTCCCGATGGCACCGTGCTGTCCAGCAACGACGGCCAGGTGCACGCCAAGCTGTCCGAACTGGCAGGCCGGGAGGTCCGGTTGACGGCGCTGCCGCCCGCCGACGACACCAGCCTGCACCGGCTGAGCCGCGCCGAGCGTGCCCACACGTCGATCGCGTCGGTGCGCAGCGACCTGGGCCTCGCCGAAGGGGAGAAACTGCCCGACTTCTCGATGATGCGGATATCGGATCTGGCCACCCAGGCGCGCTACTCGACGCCGCCGGGCAGCTTCGTCGACTCCGCGCCGGTACATGTGCTGTCCAAGACCAGCATCGCCACCGTCGGCGCAGAGCTCGAGGCGGGCCTCGATGTCCGCCGGTTCCGGCCGAATGTTCTTCTGGAACTGGGTGATCCAGATGGGAGCCTGCCGGAGTCGAACTGGCTGGGCGGGCGGCTCACGCTCGGGGCCGCGGTACTGACCGTGACGATGCCGACGATCCGCTGCGTCGTACCCAGCCGCGCGCAGCCGGGCATCGACGTCGACCGCAGGATCACCAGGGCAGTGGCCGAACGGGCCGGGCGCTGTCTCGGCGTGTACTGCTGGGTCGACACCGCCGGGACCGTGCGGGTCGGCGATGCGGTGACGGTCGGTTCGGTGCCGGTCCCGCGGCGACTGCTCGCCGACGCGGCCCGGCGCGCCAAGCGGTTCACGTTCGGCCTGGGCGCCGCTGCGGTGGAACGGCTCTCCCGCTAGATCTTTCGCGCGCTGGCGG
This region includes:
- a CDS encoding IclR family transcriptional regulator codes for the protein MSTTESSGRASPPTDRVVRILDYLADRPAERFGVSDLARRVGLSKPTCLGIVTSLCDAGYLVRDASDKTYRLGPSLITLGHRAQESMRVSPAAREELRRLSARFGVTAALSGVVDDRITVLDLVAPPGARPGVEVGQSYPFAPPVGLMFVLWDDEAERDWLAKEPTMPLRTDAGRLSRVIAECRADGYLVERLTPGGRRLYSLMAGMSSDLPDELRALLGELVSGIGERVYLRDENSGPRRRHDISVISAPVYDHYRRQVMVASMHIGTALTDTEITERARALVATADAVTAQLGGMKPQPQSARPRLR
- a CDS encoding SDR family oxidoreductase; protein product: MLENKVVVISGVGPALGTTLARRCAQAGADLVLAARTVERLEDVAKQVTDTGRRAVTVGTDITDDAQVDNLVEETMKAYGRVDALINNAFRVPSMKPLADTTFEHMRDAIELTVFGALRLIQGFTPALAEAKGSVVNVNSMVVRHSQAKYGAYKMAKSALLAMSQSLATELGEQGIRVNSILPGYIWGGTLESYFNHQAGKYGTTVEEIYNATAAASDLKRLPTEDEVASAILFMASDLSSGITGQALDVNCGEYKA
- a CDS encoding sulfotransferase family protein; its protein translation is MARTDVGTVEDLHASATKACGLDDFGTDDDNYREALAVLLESFKRDADLTEFGSKMQRFFVRNALVARLLSEAAWKQFPQHADVVIERPIFVTGLPRTGTTAIHRLLTADPAHQGLELWLAEFPQPRPPRETWPDNPAFAELDARFKKAHDENPDYTGLHYMTADEVEECWQLLRQSLHSVSYETLAHLPTYSQWLAKQDWTKPYQRHRRNLQLIGLNDAEKRWVLKNPSHLFALDALLETYPDALVVQCHRPAETIMASMCSLAQHTTAGWSDSFVGARIGEDAMETWSRGLRRFTTVRAEHDPAQFCDVDYFEFVKDPVSSVEEIYRYFGIEFTDAARAAVQHRFAESQQGPRAPKHTYSLADYGLTDEQVKERFKGL
- a CDS encoding Rieske 2Fe-2S domain-containing protein produces the protein MNTETAGVREIDTGALPDRYARGWHCLGPVENYRDGKPHGIEIFGTMLVVFADSKGDVKVLDGYCRHMGGNLAQGTIKGDEVACPFHDWRWGGDGKCKLVPYAKRTPRLARTRAWHTDVRGGLLFVWHDHEGNPPQPEVRIPEIPEFENPEWTDWKWNSILIEGANCREIIDNVTDMAHFFYIHFGLPTYFKNVFEGHIASQYLHNVGRPDITDMGTSYGEAHLDSEASYFGPSFMINWLHNNYGGYKAESILINCHYPVTQNSFMLQWGVIVEKPKGLDEKTTQRLADVFTEGVSKGFLQDVEIWKHKTRIDNPLLVEEDGAVYQMRRWYQQFYVDVADVTPDMTDRFEMEVDTTAANEKWHVEVEENLKKQASEQEKAEQSSS
- a CDS encoding MOSC domain-containing protein — its product is MTNGHVAELWRYPVKSLGGGPVEHVDIRARGVHGDRLWAVRDVERDVTASARRIPALLTATARYAGAVPADAGAGNAPEVEITFPDGTVLSSNDGQVHAKLSELAGREVRLTALPPADDTSLHRLSRAERAHTSIASVRSDLGLAEGEKLPDFSMMRISDLATQARYSTPPGSFVDSAPVHVLSKTSIATVGAELEAGLDVRRFRPNVLLELGDPDGSLPESNWLGGRLTLGAAVLTVTMPTIRCVVPSRAQPGIDVDRRITRAVAERAGRCLGVYCWVDTAGTVRVGDAVTVGSVPVPRRLLADAARRAKRFTFGLGAAAVERLSR